A window of Sphingomonas sp. R1 contains these coding sequences:
- a CDS encoding M3 family metallopeptidase, with protein sequence MPHVNPLVRFGRDSASLPAFDAIGAEHVVEGIRIAVDDHAQAMEACRAMPGDPALLARKEAADLALNQSWGIVGHLLSVTSSPALRAAHAEAQAIIDAHLAAIGQDKALHAAMAQIPTDALSPENRRALTLALQQFELSGVALEGEAAARFSTNWMALSRLSTAFSNAVLDATQAWTLHVTDAEMLRGIPEASRAGMAAAAEQAGLTGWLVTLHAPSYLAVMSHAEDRDLRRQLYAAFGTRASDQGPNAGQFDNSATMREILRLRADQALALGFEDPVAQSLATKMAPDATTVESFLLRLAQLARPKAEADLGDLRAFAAEQLGIETLAPWDIPFVTERLRQARHALDSAEIRDHLPLAKVLGALFAVVGELFDVEVREGAGTALWHADARSFEIHRRGAAAGADPIAALFADMFARDGKRGGAWMNTCRAYQDGGAIWPIAYLVTNFAPPAPGTAATITHDEMVTLFHEMGHVLHHLLSPVDVPSVAGVAGVEWDAVELPSQFLENFAWEPAVLKAASAHVETGAPLSDALIERMLGARHFQLAPLLLRQVEFALFDLRLHRAAGGPNAPDPQAILEAVREEVALVRPPEWHRFAHAFSHIFAGGYAAGYYSYLWAELLSSDAYAAFEGPAADRRALGARFRQEVLSPGGSRPAMENFVAFRGREPSEAALLEAWGIAA encoded by the coding sequence ATGCCCCACGTCAATCCCCTGGTCCGTTTCGGGCGCGACAGCGCCAGCCTTCCGGCGTTCGACGCCATCGGTGCGGAGCACGTCGTGGAAGGCATCCGGATCGCGGTGGACGACCATGCGCAGGCGATGGAAGCGTGTCGCGCCATGCCCGGCGATCCGGCCCTGCTGGCCCGCAAGGAAGCCGCCGATCTCGCGCTGAACCAGAGCTGGGGCATCGTCGGCCATCTGCTGAGCGTCACCAGCTCTCCGGCGCTGCGGGCGGCGCATGCCGAGGCCCAGGCGATCATCGATGCGCATCTTGCCGCGATCGGCCAGGACAAGGCGCTCCATGCCGCGATGGCACAGATCCCGACCGACGCGCTCTCGCCGGAAAACCGCCGCGCGCTGACCCTGGCGCTACAGCAGTTCGAGCTCTCCGGCGTGGCGCTCGAAGGTGAAGCCGCCGCCCGCTTCTCGACGAACTGGATGGCGCTCAGCCGCCTGTCCACCGCCTTCTCCAATGCCGTACTCGACGCGACCCAGGCCTGGACGCTGCACGTCACCGATGCCGAAATGCTGCGCGGCATTCCCGAGGCGAGCCGTGCCGGCATGGCCGCCGCCGCCGAGCAGGCGGGCCTGACGGGGTGGCTCGTCACGCTGCACGCGCCCTCCTATCTCGCGGTCATGTCGCATGCCGAGGACCGCGATCTGCGCCGCCAGCTCTATGCAGCTTTTGGCACGCGCGCCTCCGATCAGGGCCCCAATGCAGGCCAGTTCGACAACAGCGCGACGATGCGCGAGATCCTGCGCCTGCGCGCGGACCAGGCGCTCGCGCTGGGGTTCGAGGATCCGGTGGCGCAATCGCTGGCAACCAAGATGGCACCCGATGCGACGACGGTGGAATCCTTCCTGTTGCGGCTCGCCCAGCTCGCCCGCCCCAAGGCCGAGGCCGATCTGGGCGACCTGCGCGCCTTCGCCGCGGAGCAGCTCGGCATCGAGACGCTTGCCCCCTGGGACATCCCCTTCGTCACCGAACGGCTGCGACAGGCGCGCCATGCGCTCGACAGCGCGGAGATCCGGGATCATCTGCCGCTCGCAAAGGTACTCGGCGCGTTGTTCGCGGTGGTGGGCGAGCTGTTCGACGTGGAGGTTCGCGAGGGAGCCGGCACTGCCCTGTGGCACGCCGATGCCCGTTCTTTCGAGATCCACCGGCGGGGCGCAGCGGCGGGAGCCGATCCGATCGCCGCGCTGTTCGCCGACATGTTCGCCCGCGACGGCAAGCGTGGCGGCGCCTGGATGAACACCTGCCGTGCCTATCAGGACGGCGGTGCGATCTGGCCGATCGCCTATCTCGTCACCAACTTCGCCCCCCCGGCTCCCGGCACGGCAGCGACCATCACCCATGACGAGATGGTCACGCTGTTCCATGAGATGGGCCATGTCCTGCATCACCTGCTCAGCCCGGTCGATGTGCCGAGCGTCGCGGGGGTGGCGGGCGTGGAATGGGATGCGGTGGAGCTTCCCAGCCAGTTCCTCGAGAATTTCGCCTGGGAGCCCGCCGTGCTGAAGGCCGCCTCTGCGCATGTCGAAACCGGTGCGCCACTGTCCGATGCGCTGATCGAGCGGATGCTGGGCGCGCGCCATTTCCAGCTCGCCCCACTGCTGCTCCGCCAGGTGGAATTCGCCCTGTTCGATCTGCGCCTGCATCGCGCGGCGGGCGGGCCGAACGCCCCCGATCCGCAGGCAATCCTGGAGGCCGTCCGCGAAGAGGTGGCGCTGGTCCGCCCGCCAGAATGGCATCGCTTCGCACACGCGTTCAGCCACATCTTCGCCGGCGGCTATGCTGCGGGCTATTATTCCTATCTGTGGGCCGAACTGCTCTCCAGCGATGCCTATGCAGCGTTCGAGGGGCCGGCGGCAGATCGACGGGCGCTGGGTGCGCGGTTCCGGCAGGAAGTGCTGTCGCCTGGCGGATCGCGTCCGGCGATGGAGAATTTCGTTGCCTTTCGCGGTCGCGAGCCTTCGGAGGCGGCACTGCTCGAGGCCTGGGGCATCGCCGCCTGA
- a CDS encoding PLP-dependent cysteine synthase family protein translates to MHGRVSNEGGALGRSGDRWTDWAIGRIEADYTRSADTHLIPLSLPALPGVAIYLKDESSHPTGSLKHRLARSLFLHALCNGWITEQTTVVEASSGSTAVSEAYFARMLGLPFIAVVPQSTAAEKIAAIEALGGLCHRVGDPCAVYGEAERLAAERGGHYMDQFTFAERATDWRGNNNIAESIFAQMTREPSPVPSWIVCGAGTGGTSATLGRFVRYHRHPTRICVADPAASIFHRHWRDRAMRANGGVCSLIEGIGRPRVEPSFVPTVIDRMEVVEDAASIAAARVLSQHLGRRVGGSTGTNLVACARLASEMAAAGVDGSIVTLLCDSGDRYASTYFNDAWIAARGLAVAEEEARMRQFLATGAYR, encoded by the coding sequence GTGCACGGGCGGGTTTCAAACGAAGGTGGGGCGCTCGGACGGAGCGGGGATCGCTGGACCGACTGGGCGATCGGCCGGATCGAGGCGGATTATACGCGCTCCGCCGATACCCATCTGATCCCGCTGTCGCTGCCGGCGCTGCCCGGCGTGGCCATCTACCTCAAGGATGAGAGCAGCCATCCGACCGGCAGCCTCAAGCACCGCCTGGCGCGGTCGCTGTTCCTGCACGCGCTTTGCAACGGCTGGATCACCGAGCAAACCACCGTCGTGGAGGCTTCGTCTGGGTCCACCGCGGTGTCGGAGGCCTATTTCGCCCGGATGCTGGGTCTGCCGTTCATCGCGGTCGTGCCGCAGAGTACCGCGGCGGAGAAGATCGCGGCGATCGAGGCGCTGGGCGGCCTGTGCCACCGCGTCGGCGACCCTTGCGCCGTATATGGCGAGGCAGAGCGGCTCGCGGCCGAGCGCGGCGGTCATTACATGGACCAGTTCACCTTCGCCGAACGGGCGACCGACTGGCGGGGAAACAACAACATCGCCGAAAGCATCTTCGCCCAGATGACCCGCGAACCGTCGCCGGTCCCGAGCTGGATCGTGTGCGGTGCCGGCACCGGCGGAACGTCCGCGACGCTGGGGCGGTTCGTGCGGTACCATCGCCACCCCACCCGGATCTGCGTGGCGGACCCGGCGGCCTCGATATTCCACCGCCACTGGCGCGATCGCGCGATGCGCGCCAATGGCGGCGTGTGCAGCCTGATCGAGGGCATCGGCCGGCCCCGCGTGGAGCCCTCGTTCGTCCCCACCGTGATCGATCGCATGGAAGTCGTCGAGGATGCCGCCTCGATCGCGGCAGCCCGCGTTCTTTCGCAGCATCTCGGCCGGCGGGTCGGTGGATCGACGGGCACCAACCTGGTCGCCTGCGCGCGTCTGGCGAGCGAAATGGCAGCGGCCGGCGTGGACGGATCGATCGTCACCCTGTTGTGCGATTCCGGCGACCGGTATGCATCGACCTATTTCAACGACGCGTGGATCGCGGCGCGTGGCCTGGCGGTGGCGGAGGAGGAAGCACGGATGCGGCAGTTCCTTGCCACCGGGGCGTACCGATAA
- a CDS encoding amidohydrolase family protein, whose translation MSRITSWHADPSVPRFTPPPGAVDAHCHVFGPMAAFPFSAKAKYLPEDAGPDMLFALRDRLGFSRNVIVQASCHGTDNAATLHAIAQSNGKARGVAVVDPAIRDAELEALHEGGIRGVRFNFLKRLVDDAPKDKFLEVARRVQSLGWHVVVYFEADILAELRPFLDAIPTLLVIDHMGRPDVAQGPHGPDMQAFRGLLDSRPDIWTKVTCPDRLDGKGPPWEDFAAAVAPLVADYPDRVLWGTDWPHPNMQDAIPDDGALVDMIPRIAPTAELQHKLLVANPMRLYWPEAPV comes from the coding sequence CGAGCGTGCCGCGCTTCACGCCGCCCCCCGGTGCGGTGGATGCCCATTGCCACGTCTTCGGGCCGATGGCCGCGTTTCCGTTCAGCGCCAAGGCCAAGTATCTGCCCGAGGATGCCGGGCCCGACATGCTCTTCGCCCTGCGCGATCGGCTCGGATTCTCGCGCAACGTGATCGTCCAGGCGAGTTGCCACGGTACCGACAATGCCGCGACGCTGCACGCCATCGCCCAGTCGAACGGCAAGGCACGCGGCGTGGCGGTCGTCGACCCCGCGATCCGGGATGCCGAGCTCGAAGCGCTGCACGAAGGCGGCATCCGCGGCGTGCGCTTCAACTTCCTCAAGCGTCTCGTGGACGATGCTCCCAAGGACAAGTTCCTGGAGGTCGCCCGCCGCGTCCAGTCGCTCGGCTGGCATGTGGTGGTGTATTTCGAGGCCGACATCCTTGCCGAACTCCGCCCCTTCCTCGATGCGATCCCCACCCTGCTGGTGATCGACCATATGGGCCGGCCGGACGTGGCGCAGGGTCCGCACGGGCCCGACATGCAGGCGTTCCGCGGGCTGCTCGACAGCCGCCCGGACATCTGGACGAAGGTCACCTGTCCAGACCGGCTCGATGGCAAGGGTCCGCCCTGGGAGGATTTCGCGGCCGCGGTCGCGCCGCTCGTCGCCGACTATCCGGATCGCGTGCTGTGGGGAACCGACTGGCCGCATCCGAACATGCAGGATGCGATTCCCGATGATGGTGCGCTGGTCGACATGATCCCGCGCATCGCGCCTACGGCCGAGCTGCAGCACAAGCTGCTCGTCGCCAATCCGATGCGGCTCTACTGGCCCGAGGCGCCCGTCTGA